The following coding sequences are from one Thamnophis elegans isolate rThaEle1 chromosome 5, rThaEle1.pri, whole genome shotgun sequence window:
- the CC2D1B gene encoding coiled-coil and C2 domain-containing protein 1B isoform X3 produces MMMMMKAELQEVLGEEHGEETRERETETTGTSPITTEHHTDMPTQMIPVVSSGLQKTVEDRIAIYKTAILNSKEAGENAKVRRYERGLKTLESMLTALKNGKKVNEEEMPPPVASGKSSSSVPQATPQSDLPKSSTDQDEVPLPEEEGVEGLSAAQKLTDPSDQQLSVNRTAVEDQDVNTHDLGTKATLENDSKHLDTRALLVTREKEYKLAALKAKQKGDLEKAKEYMRTGKKFSLVIEALDNGQPVVLRDMPPALEKLESTEDVQSPSIQTPSVPVENCQLVTKPDFQGYEEPGSQQQPKTVLEALNERLEKYKSAATQAKANGDGRKSRMHDRIAKQYQDAIKAHKSGRKVNFAELPVPPGFPPIPGMSPIDDHSTVSGMLENANTLIKMEEEKETTYDKDDDDEGESSTQAPAAPKPTPLPTKPVQIVQPLVVQSTVTQEDSTSEKDHSLPISAIASERSPSTEHLPSAAKEHLEFLENRKKQYLKAAIQAKKKNDLEQAKAYLRTAKSLDPKIEMAKNGKLVDISKLPSPPTDDEGDFIFIHHEDFRLSQKVEEVYIQLISLLKDQHEKCMQYSKQFMHLGNVTETSRFEKLTQHCKKDLEILQLAQKQGLDPPSHHFEERTFKIVRIFSELSSTEMHLIIVRGINLPAPAGVAPNDLDAVVKFEFHYPNTEQAQKSKTSVVKNTNCPEYNQLFKLNINRNHRGFRRAIQTKGIKFEIFHKGSFFRSDKQVGAAHLKLDKLESECEIREIVEVLDSRKPTGGKLEIKVRLREPLTGQDLQTITENWLVLEY; encoded by the exons GCAGAGTTACAGGAAGTCCTGGGAGAGGAACATGGAGAAgaaaccagagagagagagacagaaacaacgGGAACATCTCCTATAACCACAGAGCATCACACTGATATGCCAACACAG ATGATTCCTGTTGTTTCCAGTGGATTGCAGAAGACGGTAGAAGACAGGATAGCTATTTACAAGACAGCAATACTGAACTCAAAGGAGGCTGGTGAAAATGCCAAAGTGCGACGATACGAGCGAGGTCTCAAG ACACTGGAATCCATGCTGACTGCGTTGAAGAATGGCAAAAAAGTGAATGAAGAAGAAATGCCACCTCCTGTGGCATCTGGGAAGAGCTCTTCATCTGTGCCACAGGCCACGCCTCAGAGTGACTTGCCTAAAAGCTCAACTGATCAAGATGAAGTGCCATTACCTGAGGAGGAAGGCGTGGAAGGCCTCTCAGCAGCCCAGAAATTGACAGATCCCAGTGATCAGCAGTTGTCTGTAAACAGAACTGCTGTCGAGGATCAGGATGTAAACACACATGACCTAGGAACAAAAGCTACTTTGGAAAATG ATTCCAAACATCTTGACACACGGGCACTGCTTGTGACAAGAGAGAAGGAGTACAAATTAGCAGCATTGAAAGCTAAACAGAAAGGGGACCTTGAGAAGGCAAAAGAATACATGAGGACTGGGAAG aaaTTTAGCCTGGTTATAGAAGCCTTGGATAATGGGCAGCCTGTAGTCCTCAGGGATATGCCTCCTGCCCTGGAAA AACTTGAAAGTACAGAAGACGTGCAGTCTCCCTCAATACAAACTCCATCTGTACCTGTGGAAAATTGTCAGCTTGTAACTAAACCGGATTTTCAAGGTTACGAAGAGCCAG GTTCCCAACAGCAGCCAAAAACGGTGCTAGAAGCTCTGAATGAGAGGCTGGAAAAGTACAAGTCAGCAGCAACTCAAGCCAAAGCAAATGGTGATGGCCGGAAAAGTAGGATGCACGACAGAATAGCcaag CAATATCAAGATGCCATAAAAGCACATAAATCAGGAAGAAAAGTGAACTTTGCTGAACTACCGGTCCCCCCTG GATTTCCTCCAATTCCTGGAATGTCTCCTATAGATGATCATAGCACAGTTTCTGGAATGCTGGAAAATGCTAACACGTTGATTAAgatggaagaggagaaagaaacaacctatgacaaagatgatgatgatgag GGTGAATCTTCCACACAGGCTCCAGCTGCCCCCAAACCCACCCCGCTACCTACAAAACCTGTGCAAATTGTTCAGCCGCTAGTGGTGCAATCTACTGTAACCCAGGAAGACTCCACTTCAGAGAAAGATCATTCCCTGCCTATCTCTGCAATAGCATCAGAGAGATCGCCATCTACTGAGCATCTCCCTTCAGCTG cCAAGGAGCATCTTGAATTTTTAGAGAACAGAAAAAAGCAATACCTCAAAGCTGCAATTCaggcaaagaagaaaaatgatctTGAACAAGCCAAGGCCTACCTGAGAACAGCCAAGAGCTTAGATCCAAAAATTGAGATGGCCAAAAATGGCAAATTGGTAGATATTTCAAAG CTGCCTTCACCTCCTACGGATGACGAGGGtgattttattttcatacatCATGAAGACTTTAGACTTTCTCAGAAAGTAGAAGAAGTTTACATTCAACTCATCAGTCTCCTGAAAGACCAGCATGAG AAatgtatgcagtattccaaacAATTTATGCATTTGGGAAATGTAACTGAAACATCAAG GTTTGAAAAGCTAACTCAGCATTGTAAAAAGGATCTAGAGATCCTACAGCTCGCCCAGAAGCAGGGGTTAGATCCTCCAAGCCATCACTTTGAAGAACGAACCTTTAAAATTGTAAG AATATTTTCAGAACTCAGTAGCACAGAAATGCATCTAATCATTGTTAGAGGAATCAATCTACCAGCTCCAGCAG GAGTAGCGCCTAATGATTTGGATGCTGTTGTGAAATTTGaatttcattaccctaataca GAACAAGCTCAGAAAAGCAAAACATCAGTGGTTAAAAATACCAACTGCCCAG AATATAATCAGCTATTCAAGTTGAACATTAATCGCAATCATAGAGGTTTTCGAAGAGCAATTCAAACCAAAGGAATCAAGTTTGAGATTTTTCACAAAGG GTCCTTTTTCAGGAGTGACAAGCAAGTGGGAGCAGCACATTTGAAACTTGACAAATTGGAATCTGAGTGTGAAATTAGAGAGATCGTTGAG GTTTTGGACAGTAGGAAGCCTACTGGAGGCAAACTAGAAATAAAAGTAAGACTTAGGGAGCCACTTACTGGGCAAGATCTTCAGACAATTACAGAAAACTGGCTAGTTCTTGAATACTAA